In methanogenic archaeon ISO4-H5, the following are encoded in one genomic region:
- a CDS encoding nitrogenase iron protein NifH2 produces MYKLAVYGKGGIGKSSISSNLSYILSTRGLKVLHVGCDPKHDSTRLLTDGIPQSTFMESLTEKGKDEVIAKGSNGIYCMECGGAEPGIGCAGKGMTAMFNYISEHTPEDTQVRVCDVLGDVVCGGFSVPMRRNNVDGIVIIASEEFMSIYAANNILRGIANLNGTACVLGMVINSRDPEDSARIESFAKAAGIRILGIVSRSALFSKAESSGKTVSELFPDSPSYRELAHIADMIQDAMAGRLEPLPAKPLSDRAMMQIAAGKEVTDDEPPKVRTSCSFDSYDRERNVVYSGDFVMPACTSHGAFEMLANLTDAAMILHGANNCAFLDEYAWNRETYWVSFSSGRSRKCNIYSTGLDEKTVFTGDTEILKKTIHKAASDGFRYIFVIPTCTSEIIGTDIRGIAESAEEEGVTIIPVSADRSFLSSKFGSYTGSVLALSSMMDWGAPRIPGTVSFIGMDNYPKRDENSRYMDSVLANFGLRRNGDFIAVETVAELMKVPTSQYLIAMGQTFFTKRIMDVVSDRRDILHLESMDGMKGLRTWCETLGKVTGRPEDAERFLETEERLYRSEISEIRKRTEGRKAIIYTGSDTDSLDWYVEVLDDLGIEVLAIVLWKKRFEDRSRKKCTYSGIKRMPDVELCHLKSTAESLGADLIISGDTRAGRAGIPWSGMAVPYIGRIGAVQWAKRLSRCLSIKPGEGWNMEVSQ; encoded by the coding sequence ATGTACAAGTTGGCGGTCTACGGAAAAGGGGGTATCGGGAAATCATCGATATCGTCCAACCTATCGTATATCCTTTCAACAAGGGGCCTGAAGGTTCTCCACGTCGGATGCGACCCCAAACACGATAGCACCAGACTGCTCACGGACGGGATCCCCCAGAGTACGTTCATGGAATCCCTTACCGAAAAAGGGAAGGATGAAGTCATAGCGAAAGGATCTAACGGCATCTACTGTATGGAATGCGGCGGTGCCGAACCGGGTATCGGATGTGCCGGAAAGGGTATGACCGCTATGTTCAATTATATCTCGGAACACACACCGGAGGATACGCAGGTAAGGGTCTGCGATGTCCTGGGGGATGTCGTGTGCGGAGGTTTCTCCGTGCCCATGCGCAGGAACAACGTGGATGGAATCGTAATAATCGCATCCGAGGAGTTCATGTCCATATATGCCGCCAACAACATCCTCAGAGGTATCGCCAACCTCAACGGCACGGCCTGCGTCCTCGGGATGGTGATCAACAGCCGCGACCCTGAGGATTCCGCAAGAATCGAATCGTTCGCCAAAGCGGCGGGGATAAGGATCCTCGGCATCGTTTCCCGCAGCGCCCTCTTCTCCAAAGCGGAATCCAGCGGCAAGACAGTCAGCGAACTGTTCCCAGATTCTCCCTCTTACAGGGAGCTGGCACATATAGCGGATATGATCCAGGATGCAATGGCTGGCAGGCTGGAACCTCTGCCTGCCAAACCTCTCTCCGACCGTGCCATGATGCAGATCGCGGCCGGAAAAGAAGTGACCGATGACGAACCCCCCAAGGTACGAACATCCTGCAGTTTCGACTCCTACGACAGGGAACGCAACGTCGTATACAGCGGGGACTTCGTCATGCCGGCATGCACCTCCCACGGTGCGTTCGAGATGCTGGCGAACCTGACCGATGCCGCCATGATTCTTCACGGGGCGAACAACTGCGCGTTCCTGGACGAGTATGCCTGGAACAGGGAGACCTATTGGGTCAGTTTCAGTTCCGGGAGATCCAGGAAATGCAACATATACTCGACCGGGCTCGATGAGAAGACGGTATTCACCGGAGACACCGAGATTCTGAAGAAGACCATACATAAGGCGGCCTCCGACGGGTTCCGCTACATCTTCGTAATACCCACATGCACTTCCGAGATCATCGGGACCGACATACGCGGCATAGCGGAGAGCGCCGAGGAAGAAGGCGTTACGATCATACCCGTATCCGCGGACAGAAGTTTCCTTTCCAGTAAATTCGGTTCCTACACCGGTTCGGTCCTGGCACTGTCCAGCATGATGGATTGGGGCGCCCCCAGAATCCCTGGCACAGTCTCATTCATCGGCATGGATAACTACCCGAAGAGGGACGAGAACAGCAGGTACATGGATTCCGTCCTGGCGAATTTCGGACTTAGACGCAACGGCGACTTCATCGCAGTAGAGACTGTTGCCGAGCTGATGAAGGTCCCCACCTCCCAATACCTCATAGCGATGGGACAGACGTTCTTCACCAAGCGCATAATGGATGTGGTTTCGGACCGTCGCGACATCCTGCACCTGGAGTCGATGGACGGCATGAAAGGGCTGCGCACCTGGTGCGAGACCCTCGGAAAGGTTACCGGCAGACCCGAGGATGCGGAGAGATTCCTCGAAACGGAGGAGAGGCTCTACCGTTCCGAGATATCCGAGATAAGAAAGAGGACCGAGGGAAGGAAGGCCATCATCTATACAGGTTCCGACACCGACTCCCTTGACTGGTATGTCGAGGTCCTCGATGATCTCGGAATCGAGGTACTGGCTATAGTCCTCTGGAAGAAGAGATTCGAGGACCGCTCCAGGAAGAAATGCACCTACTCCGGGATCAAGAGGATGCCTGATGTGGAGCTATGCCATCTCAAAAGTACGGCCGAATCCCTGGGAGCGGACCTGATAATCTCCGGGGATACAAGGGCCGGACGTGCGGGAATCCCCTGGTCGGGGATGGCAGTCCCTTACATCGGACGTATCGGTGCGGTACAATGGGCCAAACGCCTCAGCAGGTGCCTCAGCATCAAACCCGGAGAAGGGTGGAACATGGAGGTCTCCCAATGA